The following are encoded together in the Weissella soli genome:
- a CDS encoding helix-turn-helix domain-containing protein, translating to MTELESAAKKTKITFKVALLQRGMTQVELSKLLHTTPAQVSRALAGNTTPKDIEIQKVAAEILGIEL from the coding sequence ATGACTGAATTAGAGTCGGCCGCTAAGAAGACAAAAATCACATTCAAAGTAGCTTTGCTACAACGTGGTATGACCCAAGTTGAATTATCTAAGCTGTTACACACAACACCCGCGCAAGTAAGTCGCGCACTAGCTGGTAACACAACGCCTAAGGATATTGAAATTCAAAAGGTAGCAGCCGAGATTTTAGGAATTGAACTATAA